A window of Salmo trutta chromosome 33, fSalTru1.1, whole genome shotgun sequence genomic DNA:
CTGGTCCTCCTTGCCTTCAGTCTGCTGGCTTGTTCAAgtgagattttatttatttaactgaaATAGTAACTACTGTATATGCAGCACATACATTGGGTCAGGGTGCAAGGGGAACTGTGGATAGGGGGCCTAAATGAACTCCAAGTTCACCTTTGGTTTCAGTACAATACAAGTGAAGTACCCATCACTTGAGTGACTGTTGTGTCATTTTTTCTTTGCAGTTTGGAAAATCCATGGGCAGTGCCAAGAGGTTGACCCTGATGACCAGGAAGTACTGGAGGCAAGGCCGGAAAAGTGCATGGTAATCTCACTCTCACATTACATATTCAAATGTACTTAAACCATAACACTGAATACATCACACCATCATTTAATTCATAATAATAATTTGGGGGGGTGCTTATATTTATCTTAAGtgtgtttttttctcctttcttGTCTGTTTGTGCTTTCCAAAGCAGCAACAGCTAAAGGGGACCTGCTGGGTGTGTAAGTGGGCACTGAACAAAGTGAAGAAATCCATCTCCACTTCCTCTAGCCAGGTAGCTACCATAGCATTACAATTCATAAGAGTGTCCTTTCATGAATTTGCACTATTTACTATTTACTGTGATATTTCTCTGATAATGTCaactgatgttgatgatgatttCTTGTCAACAGGAGGAGCTAAAGCAGAAGCTGTTGTCCGTTTGCGATAATGTTGGCTTTCTAAAATCTATGTGTAAAGGCCTGGTGAAAAAACACTTGTGGGTGCTGATTGAGGAGCTTAGCACAAGCGATGATGTGAGGACCATCTGTGTTAACATTAAGGCCTGCAAGTGAGTACAAGACACCATTCGACATATTATTTAGTCACTGTTCAGACAACTAACGAGTATTGTGCTTATTAATTGAAACAGTATAGAGTCAAATGTATTAATTCATATGAAAATATTGGGGGTTATGTCTTCCGATCTTCCACTCATTTATAATTTTTGTGCCTCTTTAGACCAAAGGAAGTTTTGGACCTGAGCTACTGACCAAGCAGCCAGTATCCAGATTCCAAAGTGAGAAGATGGATGTTCAGGTGTCAAGACAATGCTATGCTACCAGATTTTTGCTCTTTCTTTTTCAAACTAGTCACAACACAAGCATATAAATGGATGATGAAGTTATTGGAATGATTACGTTCTGAAATAATGTTTTGGGAACATgtattataattaagcaataaggccagagggagtgtggtatatggccaatctACCGTGGATAAGGACTGTTCTTATTCACCACGCAGCGCAGAGTGCCTGCAGagggcctggatacagcccttagctgtggtgtACCGGCCCTATACCTCAAACCCCTTGTTGATATTATAAacaggttaccaatgtaattagaaaaGTAAGTTGTTttgtgtcatacccgtggtatattgtctCTTATGAACTGGGTGGGTCGAgccatgaatgctgattggctgacagccgtggtatatcagaccgtataccacgcatatgacaaaaaaaatactttactgctctaattactttggtaaccagtttataatagcaataaggcacctctggggtttgggatttatagccaatataccacggctagggctgtatccaggcactctgtgttgcgtcgtgcttaagaacagcccttagccgtggtatatttgccatataccacaccccctcgggccttattgcttaaatatacaacGGCTTTCAGACAATCACCATCCAGGGATCAAATGACCCGGTTTATAATAATGTATGTGTCAATTTTAAATTGCACTCTATTTTGTATCACGTACAAATGTAACTATTGTGCTATTTTAGTCCAAAAGGTTGAAAATGTTTGTGTGAACTTTTTTGTTTGGGCAAAAAATAAACCTCAATTGATAGAGAATACAACTCCAACTCTTCTTTGACATGTCTAACATAACTCTAGAAATGTATCTTATTAGAATTTTAACAGATTAACATATCGATTCATTCTCTTTGAACAACTCTTTGTACACGTTTGACTGTCATGATTCGTTTTTCTGAGTGACTCGTTCATTTTAGTCGATCATTTGACCAGCTAGTACTTAATACACGCTCCTCCGGCTCAGTGGTTCCAGAGACGTGCTCTGAACATGAACTGTCTATCATATGCGCGCATGAAAAATAGATAATGTGCACAGAGAAGAAAAATGTACGTTAAGAACTGACAATTGATCTCATGTTGCAAGAATTAATGCTATTAATTGATTGTTTAATGTTATGATGCACACAACAGCTTTgtagaaccaaaacaaacaccgcCTCTGCCATAGCAGCAGGAAGTAGggatgctgagggtgctgcagctacctgaaaaatctgaataaaaatatatactgaacaaaaataaaagtaATAAAAGTAACATGCagcaatttaaaagattttactgagttacagttcatagaaggaaatcaatcaattggaAGAAATtatttaggccctaatctatggatttcacatgactgggcaggtgtACCATGGTGAGGCTGGGAGGGCATAGGACCAGCCACTGGCCTAGCCAATCCGAatatgtttttccccacaaaatggcaTTATTATAGACGaaggcagaagaagtctgtatgtgttgtctagtatgtctgtttctgtgttagtcttgtgactcctaatcaggaacagctggggatcgttgttcctgattgggagtcatatatttaggagtatgtttgtcacttgggtttgtgggtggttgtgctaacactgctagtcttttgtttgtacGTAGCATGTCGTGAGTTCGTGTTTTTGTTttcctgtgtatactttgctttatttattattctttacattaaaagatgagtatccacattccgtctgcagtttggtccatacaACACGGCTTCAACTATTGTGACACTTACGGACCTGTGATCTATAAATCTCAAATTAACTTAAAATTAACAGCACCTGAACGTGCCTTACAATCAGTGATTTCCCATTATAGGATGCTAGCACAAATTAGTGTTTAGTCAGGAATAACCATGTACCAAAAGAGAAAAGCAAACTTTTTGGAAGACGCGATCACTTGTGACAGGATGCGGCTGAATGATGGCTGTGATATACCTGACCTGTCACTTATTTCCCTCTGGAATATCCCAGTAGTGAGGAATCCCAGAGTGGACAGTACTTGGACAGATATGGGTATGGCATGATTACAGCGTGTCTTCCTTTCCAGATTAGGGGCTAAATCCGCGCACAAATCTAACGGAACATTTCTTGGGAGACAATAGCGATTTAAAAGCCATAGATCATCATGCGCAAAAAAGTAATTCCGGTCTCTGAAAACGCTCTCTCTTCTAAAATCACAGTTTACAATGTCTTCCAATAACGCAAGAACAGCCATGGTTACTTTTTTCTAATTTGATACACTATTTATAGAACATCGCATCCTGGTTCTAATTCAAGACACCTTGCGTCCTCACATCTTTAATTGATCATTCCTAACAAATTGTTCATTAAGTTAGTGCAAAGTTCACCACAGGCTTGGACGCATATGTGTCCCAAACTGCAATACCCCTACAGAACCAGTAGGAAAATCACTTAGGTCAAGTCTAGACTTTATTTAGAGATAAGATCATTTCCATGTTAAAGTAAGGTTTTATAAATAACTACTTCCACGGGGTTTTCTGCGTAAGTCATAAGATAAAAATGTATCGTAAGTCcgttttataaatgaggccccaggtacTTATATATGTGGTCAATCTATCAACAGATTCCCCATTTATCTTCGTAGGGGGTAGTGGAGTTTTGTTTGTTCTGAAATCAATTTCCAGCGCTTTTGTTTTCTCAACAAGAAAGTTATCTGTGCACCACTTGACAAATATAGCTGTTTCTATGTCAACCTTGAAGAGAGGCAAGagaggcttggtctgggtggagGAAACCCACAATAGAGGTGTGTAGCAGCTGcattgatgacacacacacacagccgtccCTGTAATTCCCTGTAGAACCCATATGGAAGCTAACAATAGAAGGAACCCAAGCACATCTACCCTTTcatttccttctttctttctcttataTCATTTTGCTGAGTGAAGTTTCTGTTTTTCATGCCTTGTAGTGTCCTTGGGAGTCTTGAATGTCACTTGAAAATGAGTCACTAATGTTTAATGAACTATAAGGGACATTCGTAGCCAATGGAACCACAACCTatgttttttctctctcgttCTGCATTGTCGTTGTCCTCCAGTAGGGGATTCTCTCTGAGGAAGACTGACGACGACCCCCGACCTTCCAAGTCACCCCAGACCCACCACAGCACTCAGCAGGTCAGAGACACAGAGTAAGAGCTGACCTGGCTCAAATACTGTTTGAGCATTTGCTTCACCCTGCCTACAGTGCCAGGTGGGCAGGGTTTGCACTTGTGGACCTATTGGTACCATTGCAACAGACAACCTTAATCAAGTACAGCATTGCTCATACCGGAACATCAGTCAAGATTCTGTCTTGATTCATACTTAGACGTTGATGAATGTTAGGGATGAAAGTATGGAGATGAAGAGATATTATTATTCAAACCTTTTCTGGCCATGATGGGTTCATATTCCCAAAGTAGCTTCAGCCTACAACAAATTACCATGTGCATCTCTCATTTAATCAGGCTACTattaagtacactgctcaaaaaaataaagggaacacttaaacaacacaatgtaactccaagtcaatcacacttctgtgaaatcaaactgtccgcttaggaagcaacactgattgacaatacatttcacatgctgttgtgcaaatggaatagacaacaggtggaaattataggcaattagcaagacacccccaataaaggagtggttctgcaggtggggaccacagaccacttctcagttcctatgcttcctggctgatgttttggtcacttttgaatgctggtggtgctttcactctagtggtagcatgagacggagtctacaacccacacaaatggctcaggtagtgcagctcatccaggatggcacatcaatgcgagctgtggcaagaagatttgctgtgtctgtcagcgtagtgtccagagcatggaggcgctaccaggagaaaggccagtacatcaggagacgtggaggaggccgtaggagggcaacaacccagcagcaggaccgctacctccgcctttgtgcaaggaggagcactgccagagccctgcaaaatgacctccagcaggccacaaatgtgcatgtgtctgctcaaacggtcagaaacagactccatgggggtggtatgagggcccgacgtccacaggtgagggttgtgcttacagcccaacaccgtgcaggacgtttggcatttgccagagaacaccaagattggcaaattcgccactggtgccctgtgctcttcacagatgaaagcaggttcacactgagcacatgtgacagagtctggagacgccgtggagaacgttctgctgcctgcaacatcctccagcatgaccggtttggctgtgggtcagtcatggtgtggggtggcatttctttggggggccgcacagccctccatgtgctcgccagaggtagcctgactgccattaggtaccgagatgagatcctcagaccccttgtgagaccatatgctggtgcggttggccctgggttcctcctaatgcaagacaatgctagacctcatgtggctggagtgtgtcagcagttcctgcaagaggaaggcattgatgctatggactggcccgcccattccccagacctgaatccaattgagcacatctgggacatcatgtctcgctccatccaccaacgccacgccacgttgcaccacagactgtccaggagttggcggatgctttagtccagatctgggaggagatctctcaggagaccatccgccacctcatcaggagcgtgcccaggcgttgtagtgaggtcatacaggcacgtggaggccacacacactactgagcctaattttgactccaaatccagacctccatgggttgataaattggatttccattgattatttttgtgtgattttgttgtcagcacattcaactatgtaaagaaaaaagtatttaataagaatatttctttcattcagatctaggatgtgttgtttaagtgttccctttatttttttgagcagtatattttgc
This region includes:
- the LOC115172849 gene encoding antimicrobial peptide NK-lysin-like isoform X2, giving the protein MKTSLVLLAFSLLACSIWKIHGQCQEVDPDDQEVLEARPEKCMQQLKGTCWVCKWALNKVKKSISTSSSQEELKQKLLSVCDNVGFLKSMCKGLVKKHLWVLIEELSTSDDVRTICVNIKACKPKEVLDLSY
- the LOC115172849 gene encoding antimicrobial peptide NK-lysin-like isoform X1, yielding MKTSLVLLAFSLLACSIWKIHGQCQEVDPDDQEVLEARPEKCMQQQLKGTCWVCKWALNKVKKSISTSSSQEELKQKLLSVCDNVGFLKSMCKGLVKKHLWVLIEELSTSDDVRTICVNIKACKPKEVLDLSY